A region from the Nocardioides exalbidus genome encodes:
- the pdxY gene encoding pyridoxal kinase PdxY, with amino-acid sequence MRVLSIQSHVAYGHVGNSAAVFPLQRLGHEVWPVLTVNFSNHTGYGEWRGPLIAAEDVAAVITGIGERGAFASCDAILSGYQGSPEIADVIADAVAQVKAANPAATYTCDPVMGNATSGCFVNPAIPPKYRSTIIPVADLLTPNQFELGFITDRDSLSGPSPLEATLEAVDEVRALGPSTVLVTSVLRIGAPEDSIEMLAVTGDEAWLVTTPRLPMKANGSGDITAALFTAHLRTTGSAADALARTASSVFAVLRATHDSGERELRLVEAQDAIASPANEFVVEQVR; translated from the coding sequence ATGCGCGTCCTCTCGATCCAGTCCCACGTCGCCTACGGGCACGTCGGCAACTCTGCCGCCGTCTTCCCGCTCCAGCGCCTCGGCCACGAGGTGTGGCCGGTGCTGACGGTCAACTTCTCCAACCACACCGGCTACGGCGAGTGGCGCGGGCCGCTGATCGCGGCCGAGGACGTCGCCGCGGTGATCACCGGCATCGGCGAGCGCGGCGCCTTCGCGTCCTGCGACGCGATCCTGTCCGGCTACCAGGGATCCCCGGAGATCGCCGACGTCATCGCCGACGCGGTGGCGCAGGTCAAGGCGGCCAATCCGGCGGCGACGTACACCTGCGACCCGGTCATGGGCAACGCGACCTCGGGCTGCTTCGTGAACCCGGCGATCCCGCCGAAGTACCGCTCGACGATCATCCCGGTCGCCGACCTGCTGACGCCCAACCAGTTCGAGCTCGGCTTCATCACCGACCGCGACAGCCTCAGCGGACCCTCGCCGCTGGAGGCGACCCTCGAGGCGGTCGACGAGGTGCGCGCGCTCGGTCCGTCGACGGTGCTGGTCACCTCGGTCCTGCGGATCGGCGCGCCCGAGGACTCGATCGAGATGCTCGCGGTCACCGGCGACGAGGCGTGGCTGGTGACCACCCCGCGCCTGCCGATGAAGGCCAACGGCTCGGGCGACATCACCGCGGCCCTCTTCACCGCCCACCTGAGGACGACCGGCTCGGCCGCCGACGCGCTCGCGCGCACCGCCTCCTCGGTCTTCGCCGTCCTCAGGGCGACCCACGACTCCGGCGAGCGTGAGCTCCGTCTGGTCGAGGCCCAGGACGCGATCGCCTCGCCGGCCAACGAGTTCGTGGTCGAGCAGGTCCGCTGA